The window CATCCGGTCCGCTGCTTGCGCTCCCGTCCGTGTCCATCGGCGGGAGCGCGTCTTCCGTCGCGCACATCGGCACAGCAGCGAACGGCGAACGTGGCGCGCAGCCGCACCGCATCTCCCGAATCCGCATCTCCCGAGAAGGACGCAAGCGCACCTGCCGATGTGGCGCCTGCGGCATCGTCCGATGCAGGCGTGTCCGCGGCTTCCGATGAGGCGCCGACGGCTTCCAGTGAGGAGGCAGCGGCGTTCGCGCGCGTGGAGGAGTGGTTCGCGGAGCGGGGATGGGAGCCGTTCGAGTTCCAGCGGGAGGTGTGGCGGAGCTACCTGGCAGGCGAGAGCGGGCTGATCCACGCCGCCACGGGCACCGGAAAGACCTACGCGGCGTGGATGGGGCCGCTGTTGGAGTGGATGGCGGAGGGCGCGGAGGCGGGGAAGACGAAGCGCGCCGCTCCGCCGCTTCGCGTGCTGTGGCTCACGCCGCTACGCGCCCTGGCGGCGGACAGCGAGGAGGCGATGCGCCTGCCGCTGGAGGCGCTGGACCTGCCGTGGACGCTGGAGTCGCGCACGGGCGACACGTCCGCGGCCGTGCGCTCCCGCCAGCGGCAGCGCCTGCCCACCGCGCTCGTGACCACGCCCGAGAGCCTGTCGCTGCTGCTC is drawn from Longimicrobiaceae bacterium and contains these coding sequences:
- a CDS encoding DEAD/DEAH box helicase, with the protein product MARSRTASPESASPEKDASAPADVAPAASSDAGVSAASDEAPTASSEEAAAFARVEEWFAERGWEPFEFQREVWRSYLAGESGLIHAATGTGKTYAAWMGPLLEWMAEGAEAGKTKRAAPPLRVLWLTPLRALAADSEEAMRLPLEALDLPWTLESRTGDTSAAVRSRQRQRLPTALVTTPESLSLLL